The following proteins come from a genomic window of Nitrospirota bacterium:
- a CDS encoding TolC family protein — protein MKEAIAVPDKKELASEAASFRHPRIASIVLDFSRPLTPDELSVIAVLVNPDLKAVRAREEVAGAQVFSAGLLPDPQLSAGLDHPIGSTQGLVNAYNVALSWNIGSIITRSSERRAAIAESEQTHYDVAWQEWMVANQAQLLAERMVYLGKRESVANEALAFELQLLEAARRSIEHGDAKIDVVGLRQAAYVDTHDTALALSREKEATRQELNYLLGLPPEESVSIDVRPIHEIPSLNAIDIFAFASHERLDLIALQKGYEAQEERLHVSILGQYPGFNLGFSRARGTGNENTVGIGVSIDIPVFTRNRGAIAVARATRSQLRVEYAARLHQARSDISRLTTDISNINRQRAAVNEELPALRRSEDAMRIAMERGDVDSVSYEAVRAALLDKELKLLYLEQAASEQLIALQLAAGAPLHFMEKEKTDK, from the coding sequence TTGAAAGAAGCCATTGCCGTTCCTGATAAAAAAGAGCTTGCGAGTGAGGCTGCAAGCTTTCGCCACCCGAGAATTGCTTCAATCGTGCTGGACTTCTCAAGACCCCTCACTCCTGACGAGCTGTCCGTAATAGCGGTGCTTGTCAATCCGGACCTCAAGGCCGTGAGGGCCAGAGAGGAGGTTGCCGGGGCCCAGGTCTTCAGCGCAGGACTATTGCCTGACCCTCAACTCTCTGCCGGCCTTGATCATCCAATAGGCTCGACCCAGGGCCTTGTGAACGCCTATAACGTTGCTTTAAGCTGGAACATTGGCAGCATTATAACCCGATCGTCAGAGCGCCGTGCAGCCATTGCAGAAAGCGAGCAGACCCATTATGATGTAGCATGGCAGGAGTGGATGGTGGCAAACCAGGCCCAACTCCTCGCTGAACGCATGGTGTATCTGGGTAAAAGGGAATCTGTCGCTAACGAGGCTTTGGCCTTCGAACTCCAACTGCTGGAGGCTGCGCGCAGAAGTATCGAGCACGGAGATGCAAAAATAGACGTGGTGGGATTAAGACAGGCCGCATATGTAGACACACATGACACAGCCCTTGCCCTTTCAAGGGAAAAAGAAGCAACCAGACAGGAGTTGAACTATCTTCTGGGGCTGCCTCCTGAGGAATCGGTATCCATTGATGTGAGGCCAATTCATGAGATACCTTCTCTAAATGCCATTGATATATTTGCTTTTGCCAGTCATGAGCGTCTTGATCTGATTGCCCTTCAGAAAGGTTATGAAGCCCAGGAAGAAAGGCTTCACGTGTCCATCCTGGGACAGTACCCGGGCTTCAACCTCGGTTTTAGCCGCGCACGTGGTACAGGCAATGAAAATACCGTGGGGATAGGCGTCAGTATCGATATCCCGGTATTTACCCGTAATCGGGGGGCTATTGCAGTTGCCAGGGCCACCCGCTCTCAACTACGAGTGGAGTACGCTGCCAGGCTGCATCAGGCACGCTCTGATATCTCAAGACTGACAACGGACATTTCAAATATTAACCGCCAAAGAGCGGCTGTGAATGAAGAGCTGCCCGCATTGAGACGCTCAGAGGATGCCATGCGTATTGCTATGGAAAGGGGAGACGTGGATTCAGTCAGCTATGAAGCGGTACGTGCAGCGCTGCTGGACAAGGAGCTGAAGCTTCTGTACCTTGAGCAGGCCGCTTCTGAGCAGCTGATAGCTTTGCAGCTTGCAGCTGGCGCTCCATTGCATTTCATGGAGAAGGAGAAGACTGACAAATGA
- a CDS encoding virulence factor family protein: MNCSCSLYSPLLKRSLFTLAVILFAINYSYAAETTLEYGIFGKVTLYQQSVHPSQVVIFVSGDGGWNLGVVDMARELATLDALVIGVDITHYLKELSGNQDKCSYPAGDFELLSKFVQKKLDFPRYIPPILVGYSSGATLVYATIVQSPPGTFRGAISLGFCPDLPLNKPFCRGSGLEWTTGPHGKGFSFLPAKNLSIPWIAFQGDIDQVCNAMDVEAYVKKVDRGEMVLLPRVGHGFSVTGHWMPQFRKAFRSLVEKQDQQKYAEVEDLKDLPLVEVRARQNNRKTMAVIISGDGGWANIDREIGDILSNSDIDVVGFNSLQYFWSRRTPDTAADDLNRVLNHYLTAWNKENAVLIGYSLGADVLPFMINRLPAEILGHVPLAVLVGPGHEVDFEFHVTDWLGRSSRKTAAPVLPEVEKIKVKKILCFYGEEENDSLCRVLKMDKADIIPLKGGHHYGGDYKKLGDTILREIR; this comes from the coding sequence ATGAATTGTTCCTGTTCCCTCTATTCCCCTTTGTTGAAAAGGTCATTGTTTACCCTGGCTGTAATCCTTTTTGCGATTAATTATAGCTATGCTGCTGAGACGACCCTGGAGTATGGCATTTTTGGCAAGGTCACACTTTATCAGCAGTCTGTCCATCCTTCTCAGGTCGTTATATTCGTTTCCGGTGATGGGGGATGGAATCTTGGCGTAGTTGATATGGCAAGAGAACTCGCCACGCTGGATGCCCTGGTGATAGGAGTTGATATTACTCATTATTTGAAGGAGCTGTCAGGTAATCAGGATAAGTGTTCATATCCTGCCGGGGACTTTGAGCTATTAAGCAAATTCGTTCAGAAGAAGCTTGACTTTCCCAGATATATTCCTCCAATCCTTGTCGGGTATTCATCCGGAGCAACCCTTGTTTATGCGACAATTGTCCAGTCACCGCCTGGCACCTTTCGGGGGGCCATTAGCCTTGGATTCTGTCCTGACCTGCCGCTGAATAAGCCTTTTTGCAGAGGTAGTGGACTGGAATGGACTACGGGTCCTCATGGTAAAGGATTTAGTTTTCTGCCGGCAAAGAATCTCAGTATTCCCTGGATTGCCTTTCAGGGTGATATTGATCAGGTCTGTAATGCAATGGATGTTGAGGCGTATGTCAAGAAGGTTGACAGAGGTGAGATGGTACTGTTACCCAGAGTCGGTCATGGCTTCTCAGTGACGGGTCACTGGATGCCGCAGTTCAGGAAGGCGTTCAGGAGTCTGGTTGAAAAACAGGATCAGCAAAAGTATGCAGAAGTTGAAGATCTTAAAGACCTGCCGCTGGTTGAGGTACGGGCAAGACAGAACAACAGGAAAACCATGGCAGTTATTATTTCCGGAGACGGCGGGTGGGCAAATATTGATCGTGAAATAGGAGACATTTTGTCGAACAGTGATATTGACGTTGTCGGGTTTAATTCGCTTCAATACTTCTGGTCAAGACGCACACCTGATACAGCCGCAGACGATCTTAACAGAGTGCTGAACCATTACCTCACTGCATGGAATAAGGAGAATGCGGTTTTGATTGGATATTCATTGGGGGCGGACGTACTTCCTTTTATGATTAACAGGTTGCCGGCTGAAATCCTTGGACATGTTCCGTTGGCTGTCCTTGTCGGTCCGGGACATGAAGTGGACTTTGAGTTTCACGTAACCGATTGGCTGGGCAGGTCGTCACGAAAGACGGCGGCGCCTGTTCTTCCTGAAGTAGAAAAAATAAAAGTAAAAAAAATCCTCTGTTTTTATGGAGAGGAAGAGAATGATTCGCTTTGCAGAGTGTTGAAAATGGATAAAGCTGATATTATTCCACTCAAGGGCGGGCACCATTACGGAGGAGACTACAAAAAACTGGGCGATACGATCCTGAGGGAAATACGGTGA
- the glgP gene encoding alpha-glucan family phosphorylase has product MSNRTGVRHPIYSLLPAEVEGFESLAELALDLRWSWSHTADKVWQQLDPDLWELTYNPWAVLQTVSRDKLKRVLSDPYFRKIVDDLLHAMRKAAKTPAWFQQEHSKSQLTCAAYFSMEFMLSEALPIYSGGLGNVAGDQLKSASDLGVPVVGVGLLYQQGYFRQVIDKEGAQQALFPYNDPGQLPITPLRQANGEWLRLKLDLPGYPVWLRAWQVQVGRVRLYLLDSNDPANLPAHRGITSELYGGGPELRLKQEMMLGIGGWRLLCALGIKPEVCHLNEGHAAFAILERARSFMNETGQPFEVALAVTRAGNLFTTHTAVTAGFDRFDPALIEQYLGGYAEQKLGISLHDLLAMGRQNPNDPSESFNMAYLAIRGSGAVNGVSRLHGKVSRQLFEPLFPRWPIDEVPVGHVTNGVHMPSWDSAPADDLWTEACGKDRWLWTTETLAKDIYLISDTRLWQFRIAASKSLVEYARERLSRELAASGASTVEVAGTKHLFDPNSLTLGFARRFATYKRPNLLLHDPERLLRLLTSPERPVQLIIAGKAHPEDQAGQSMIQQWNHFIKQPEARSRVIFLSDYDMLLTEHLVQGVDVWINTPRRPWEACGTSGMKVLVNGGINLSELDGWWAEAYTPEVGWALGDGLEHDDDPVWDAVEAGALYDLLEHEVIPEFYNRDKDGIPRDWLARMRESMALLTPRFSANRSVREYTEQHYLPAAINYRKRAADKGAVGRQVVEWQHTIQQKWGTLRLGEMKMETKGNQHLFEVQVYLNDLDPAAVRVELYADGVNGVGMVRQEMKRVSNTSSGASGGYIYSAAVPADRPEKDYTVRMIPHSSGVSVPMEDGHILWQR; this is encoded by the coding sequence GTGAGCAATAGAACAGGTGTCAGACATCCGATATACAGCCTTCTGCCCGCGGAAGTCGAGGGATTCGAATCCCTGGCCGAGCTTGCCCTTGATCTGCGCTGGTCGTGGAGTCATACTGCTGATAAAGTCTGGCAGCAGCTTGATCCTGATCTGTGGGAGCTTACGTACAACCCCTGGGCGGTTCTGCAGACGGTTTCCAGGGATAAGCTTAAGAGAGTATTATCCGATCCATATTTCCGCAAAATAGTGGATGACCTCTTGCACGCCATGCGTAAGGCAGCGAAAACCCCTGCATGGTTTCAGCAAGAGCATTCGAAGTCTCAACTTACCTGTGCTGCATATTTCAGCATGGAATTCATGTTGAGTGAAGCGCTGCCAATCTATTCCGGCGGACTTGGTAATGTGGCAGGCGATCAGCTCAAATCGGCGAGTGATCTGGGAGTGCCGGTGGTAGGTGTGGGACTGCTTTACCAGCAAGGTTATTTCCGGCAAGTGATAGACAAAGAGGGAGCGCAACAGGCCCTTTTCCCCTACAATGATCCGGGACAATTGCCCATCACACCGCTCCGTCAGGCGAATGGGGAGTGGTTGCGGCTGAAGCTCGACTTGCCCGGATACCCGGTCTGGCTGCGCGCCTGGCAGGTCCAGGTCGGCCGGGTGCGCCTTTACCTGCTTGACAGCAATGACCCTGCGAACCTTCCCGCTCACCGTGGCATTACCAGTGAGCTCTACGGGGGAGGACCGGAGTTAAGGCTGAAACAGGAGATGATGCTTGGGATTGGCGGATGGCGCCTTCTTTGCGCACTTGGTATTAAGCCGGAGGTCTGTCATCTGAATGAGGGACATGCTGCCTTCGCCATTTTGGAACGAGCCCGGAGTTTTATGAATGAGACCGGACAGCCCTTCGAAGTCGCACTGGCTGTCACCAGAGCTGGTAATCTCTTTACCACTCACACGGCAGTGACTGCCGGCTTTGACCGCTTTGATCCGGCCCTCATCGAGCAATACCTGGGTGGATATGCCGAACAGAAGCTCGGCATATCACTCCACGACTTGCTCGCCATGGGCCGTCAGAATCCGAACGACCCATCGGAGAGTTTCAACATGGCCTATCTGGCAATCCGCGGAAGCGGTGCGGTCAATGGGGTAAGCCGCCTGCATGGAAAAGTAAGCAGGCAGCTCTTTGAGCCTCTTTTTCCGCGCTGGCCGATAGACGAAGTGCCGGTAGGACATGTGACCAACGGAGTTCACATGCCGAGCTGGGACTCGGCGCCGGCCGACGATCTTTGGACGGAAGCCTGTGGAAAAGATCGCTGGCTGTGGACGACGGAAACCCTCGCGAAGGACATTTACCTTATCTCCGACACCAGACTTTGGCAATTTCGTATTGCGGCAAGCAAGTCTCTTGTTGAATATGCTCGTGAGCGTTTGTCCAGGGAACTGGCTGCTTCCGGTGCGTCCACAGTGGAGGTTGCCGGGACGAAGCATTTATTTGATCCCAATTCATTGACCCTGGGCTTTGCCAGGCGCTTCGCAACCTATAAGAGACCAAATCTATTGTTGCATGATCCGGAACGATTGCTTCGCCTGTTAACCAGTCCGGAGCGCCCGGTGCAGCTTATCATTGCCGGCAAGGCCCATCCGGAGGACCAGGCGGGACAGTCTATGATACAGCAGTGGAACCATTTCATCAAACAGCCTGAGGCGCGCAGCCGTGTGATCTTCCTGAGTGACTATGACATGCTGCTGACTGAACACCTGGTGCAGGGGGTAGATGTCTGGATCAACACTCCGCGCCGGCCCTGGGAGGCTTGCGGTACAAGCGGAATGAAGGTCCTCGTCAATGGCGGTATAAATTTATCGGAATTGGACGGCTGGTGGGCAGAGGCCTACACGCCAGAAGTGGGATGGGCATTGGGAGACGGCCTGGAACATGACGACGATCCGGTCTGGGATGCAGTTGAAGCAGGGGCACTCTACGACCTGTTAGAACACGAGGTAATTCCAGAGTTCTATAACCGGGACAAAGATGGCATCCCCAGGGACTGGCTGGCCAGGATGCGGGAAAGCATGGCGCTGTTGACACCTCGCTTTTCCGCCAACCGCTCCGTGCGTGAATATACTGAGCAACACTACCTTCCTGCTGCCATAAACTATCGTAAACGAGCTGCTGATAAAGGTGCCGTTGGAAGACAGGTGGTTGAGTGGCAGCATACGATCCAGCAAAAATGGGGGACACTCCGCTTAGGTGAAATGAAGATGGAGACCAAAGGGAACCAGCATTTATTCGAGGTTCAGGTCTATCTCAATGACCTCGACCCGGCAGCAGTGCGTGTAGAGCTTTATGCCGACGGAGTCAACGGCGTTGGTATGGTTCGGCAGGAGATGAAGCGCGTCAGCAACACGTCGTCGGGTGCGTCGGGCGGCTACATTTACAGCGCTGCGGTGCCTGCGGACCGACCGGAGAAGGACTATACGGTGCGTATGATACCGCACAGCTCCGGAGTTTCGGTTCCCATGGAGGATGGTCACATTCTCTGGCAGCGGTGA